The Brassica napus cultivar Da-Ae chromosome C7, Da-Ae, whole genome shotgun sequence genomic interval TCTGCAAGACATGGATGAACTTATGTCAAGACCCGTCCTTCAACACTGTCTTGGATCTCGAAGCTGAGTTTCTGTCTTCCCCTGAGTCGTTTTACTGGTGGAGCCCCGAATTCGAGGAAAAAGTGGACTCAACCATCCGGTCTGCTGTCGACCAGAGCCAAGGCAGTCTGACGGAAGTTCGAGTCAGACATTGTACGGATAAATCTCTCTCATACGTCGCCGAGAGGTACGTACCTCTCAGTTTGTTTGGTGATTAACTACAGACGTTTGATATAATCTTTTGATATGCAGGTGCCCAAATCTTGAGATACTTTGGGTTAAATATTGCCCAAAGGTTACAGATGTGTCGATGAGAAAGATAGCATTAAACTGCCCTAAGCTTAAAGAACTTGATGTAAGCTGCTCTTTTAAAATATGTTGTGCGTGTATGAAAATGGTGGGTAC includes:
- the LOC106410987 gene encoding putative F-box/LRR-repeat protein 19; amino-acid sequence: MGSRLHHDWSELAPECLLDIFSRLSMGQRWNGPMLVCKTWMNLCQDPSFNTVLDLEAEFLSSPESFYWWSPEFEEKVDSTIRSAVDQSQGSLTEVRVRHCTDKSLSYVAERCPNLEILWVKYCPKVTDVSMRKIALNCPKLKELDILKRNSMQPLLT